The Dehalococcoidia bacterium genome has a window encoding:
- a CDS encoding LuxR C-terminal-related transcriptional regulator has translation MSATAGRLLVGAHEPAGRQRALASALLLAVAAALELLRAGGTAEPAAAAAAESAGFAGLSRRELEVLGLLAAGARNRDIAERLVIGLRTAETHVRSILNKTGSANRTAAAAFALRHGLIAPDGPRMDALATDAGARSRGEACTVRCSCAQARAAPIGAKSSSSCSSCDMRSSFVSLTKRERP, from the coding sequence ATGAGCGCCACGGCCGGCCGCCTGCTTGTCGGAGCGCACGAGCCCGCGGGGAGACAGCGGGCGCTGGCCTCGGCATTGCTCCTCGCCGTGGCCGCGGCGCTGGAGCTGCTGCGGGCCGGGGGAACGGCCGAGCCGGCGGCGGCCGCGGCGGCGGAATCGGCCGGCTTCGCCGGGCTCAGCCGGCGGGAGCTGGAGGTGTTGGGGCTGCTGGCCGCGGGCGCTCGAAACCGCGACATCGCCGAACGCCTGGTCATCGGCTTGCGCACAGCCGAGACGCACGTGCGCAGCATCTTGAACAAGACCGGCTCAGCCAACCGCACCGCCGCGGCGGCCTTCGCCCTGCGCCACGGCCTCATCGCCCCCGATGGTCCGCGCATGGACGCGCTCGCCACCGACGCCGGGGCGCGGAGCCGCGGCGAGGCATGCACCGTGCGCTGCAGCTGCGCTCAGGCCAGGGCGGCGCCGATCGGCGCGAAGTCCAGCTCGTCGTGCAGCAGTTGCGACATGCGCTCCAGCTTCGTCTCGCTGACG
- a CDS encoding metalloregulator ArsR/SmtB family transcription factor, whose product MGEEQLQTMVRFFKALADESRLRLLGLLAGREASVEELATLLGLTAPTVSHHLARLRELGLVRMRSEGTTHLYTMDADALRRLSKETLEPGSVAALADDVEGEAWERKVLRDFFDGERLKEIPASRKKRLVVLRWLASQFRPDVRYPENEVNAILRRHHADAATLRRELVSDAYGLMQRERGVYWLTPPRESAVPDTRFLP is encoded by the coding sequence ATGGGCGAGGAACAACTGCAAACAATGGTGCGCTTCTTCAAGGCGCTGGCGGACGAGAGCCGGCTGCGCCTGCTCGGCCTGCTCGCCGGGCGGGAGGCGAGCGTGGAGGAGCTGGCGACACTGCTCGGTCTCACGGCGCCGACCGTCTCGCACCACCTGGCGCGCCTGCGGGAGCTGGGCCTGGTGCGTATGCGCAGCGAAGGCACCACGCATCTCTACACCATGGACGCCGACGCGCTGCGCAGGCTGAGCAAGGAGACGTTGGAACCCGGCTCCGTTGCCGCGCTGGCCGACGACGTGGAAGGCGAGGCGTGGGAGCGCAAAGTGCTGCGCGACTTCTTCGACGGCGAGCGGCTGAAGGAGATCCCGGCGAGTCGCAAGAAGCGGTTGGTAGTGCTGAGGTGGCTCGCCTCGCAATTTCGGCCGGATGTGCGCTACCCGGAGAACGAAGTCAACGCGATCCTGCGCCGTCATCACGCGGACGCGGCCACGCTGCGCCGGGAGCTGGTGAGCGACGCCTACGGCCTGATGCAGCGCGAGCGCGGCGTCTACTGGCTGACACCACCCCGCGAGAGCGCCGTGCCGGACACGAGGTTTCTGCCATGA
- a CDS encoding DinB family protein yields the protein MAARLVAYARARRRRGAEDAMDTLRELFRHHAWATLRLVEYCASLPAAALREPATGAYGPILPTLVHLVAAEQRYLSRLPGEPPRTPLREGMEPPLAELRAIVEEQAQRWEALLDRGAALSVTMPAQPDGWPETPHAETLLMLQTLHHGNDHRTQISTILGAHGRDGPSLDGWDYWETAHFRRA from the coding sequence GTGGCCGCGCGGCTGGTAGCATACGCGCGGGCGCGCCGTCGCCGCGGCGCCGAGGACGCGATGGACACGCTGCGCGAGCTGTTCCGTCACCACGCATGGGCAACTCTGCGGCTGGTCGAATACTGCGCGAGCCTGCCCGCCGCGGCGCTGCGCGAGCCGGCGACGGGCGCCTACGGGCCGATCCTGCCCACCCTGGTGCACCTGGTGGCGGCGGAACAGCGCTATCTGAGCCGCCTGCCGGGCGAGCCGCCGCGCACACCGCTGCGTGAGGGGATGGAGCCGCCGCTCGCCGAGCTGCGGGCGATCGTCGAGGAGCAAGCGCAGCGCTGGGAGGCGCTACTGGACCGCGGGGCAGCGCTTTCCGTCACGATGCCGGCGCAGCCCGATGGCTGGCCGGAGACGCCCCACGCCGAGACGCTGCTCATGCTGCAGACGCTGCACCACGGCAACGACCACCGCACGCAGATCAGTACGATCCTGGGCGCCCACGGACGGGATGGCCCCAGCCTCGACGGCTGGGACTACTGGGAGACGGCGCATTTTCGGCGCGCCTGA